Proteins found in one Paenibacillus sp. FSL R10-2782 genomic segment:
- a CDS encoding VTT domain-containing protein, which yields MKKWLLAAAYVSLLCIAFIYKNDWLAWANKQTSFPALLLLAFLFALIPFVPYKLIIASIAYAAGAWQGALICWFGTTLAALVVYGAVRILFRDKGRAYLERISALERLNRVMEREPFAAVLLARLIPIIPQAAVNVYAGVAGFPFWSFMVGTAIGKLPAIAVYAYAGGTIAKHPITGLLILLLYTAMVGGGFVLYRKRIQRVHKS from the coding sequence ATGAAAAAATGGCTACTCGCTGCGGCTTATGTTTCGCTGCTCTGCATCGCGTTTATCTACAAAAATGATTGGCTCGCCTGGGCGAACAAGCAAACCTCTTTTCCGGCTCTGCTGCTGCTCGCGTTTCTGTTCGCGTTAATTCCATTTGTGCCTTACAAGCTGATTATCGCTTCCATTGCTTATGCAGCAGGTGCCTGGCAAGGCGCTCTGATCTGCTGGTTCGGCACTACATTGGCTGCGTTGGTGGTTTACGGCGCGGTACGTATCCTCTTCCGTGACAAAGGACGGGCTTATCTGGAGCGAATTTCAGCGTTGGAGCGCTTAAACCGGGTCATGGAGCGAGAGCCTTTTGCTGCTGTGCTGCTGGCCCGCCTGATTCCGATCATCCCGCAAGCAGCGGTGAATGTATATGCGGGGGTGGCAGGCTTTCCGTTCTGGAGCTTTATGGTGGGTACGGCCATTGGCAAGCTTCCTGCAATTGCGGTATATGCTTATGCGGGCGGGACTATCGCCAAACATCCGATCACTGGCTTGCTCATTTTGCTGCTGTATACAGCAATGGTGGGCGGTGGCTTTGTGCTTTATCGCAAAAGGATTCAACGTGTCCATAAATCATAG
- the msrA gene encoding peptide-methionine (S)-S-oxide reductase MsrA, giving the protein MSTNNPNTVEKATFAGGCFWCMVSPFEELPGIVKVRSGYTGGHTENPTYEEVCSETTGHVEAVQITFDTQIFPYEKLLELFWQQIDPTDEGGQFHDRGSSYQTAIFYHNEEQRIKAEASKKALGESGRFDKPIATPILPAATFYEAEEYHQDYHKKNPSHYKRYRKGSGREDFIEQNWSGKIDKSDLKERLTPIQYEVTQKNATERPFQNEFWDHEGEGIYVDIVSGEPLFSSLDKYDAGCGWPSFTRPLRSYNVKEKTDLSHFMIRTEVRSREADSHLGHVFDDGPGPDGLRYCINSAALRFVPQEDLEREGYGAYKSLFEK; this is encoded by the coding sequence ATGAGCACCAACAATCCAAACACCGTGGAGAAGGCAACTTTTGCAGGCGGCTGCTTCTGGTGCATGGTTTCCCCCTTCGAGGAACTGCCCGGCATTGTAAAGGTAAGATCCGGTTACACAGGAGGACATACGGAAAACCCGACCTATGAAGAGGTATGTTCCGAAACAACGGGACATGTAGAAGCCGTACAGATTACATTTGATACGCAAATCTTCCCATATGAAAAATTATTAGAGCTGTTCTGGCAACAGATTGATCCGACGGATGAAGGTGGACAATTCCACGATAGAGGTTCATCCTACCAAACAGCTATTTTCTATCATAACGAAGAACAAAGAATCAAGGCAGAGGCTTCCAAAAAAGCGCTGGGTGAAAGCGGCCGTTTTGACAAGCCTATTGCTACACCGATTCTGCCTGCGGCAACCTTTTATGAAGCGGAAGAATATCATCAGGACTATCATAAGAAGAATCCCTCCCATTACAAGCGCTACCGCAAAGGCTCCGGACGTGAAGATTTTATTGAGCAAAATTGGTCGGGCAAAATCGATAAATCTGATTTGAAAGAGCGACTGACACCTATTCAATATGAAGTAACACAAAAAAACGCGACTGAGCGCCCTTTTCAAAATGAGTTTTGGGACCATGAGGGTGAAGGCATTTATGTGGACATTGTTTCGGGAGAGCCTTTGTTCAGCTCGCTCGATAAATATGATGCAGGGTGTGGTTGGCCCAGCTTCACTCGTCCGTTACGCAGCTATAATGTCAAAGAAAAAACAGACCTCAGCCACTTTATGATTCGTACCGAGGTCCGCAGTCGCGAAGCCGACTCCCATTTGGGACACGTATTTGATGATGGCCCGGGTCCAGATGGCCTGCGCTATTGTATTAATTCCGCCGCTCTCCGTTTTGTACCTCAGGAAGACTTGGAACGTGAAGGCTATGGAGCCTATAAGTCACTATTTGAAAAGTAA
- a CDS encoding lipid II flippase Amj family protein has product MLAWSFVFMLTIIIHTTDSLTYALRLGGLRARRIGLALTVAGMLLLVSRTSNMAQGPLLGGMVDQAKAAIRAGGANVRLELYMHGVLLAATVGTMIAIILYPTVVRMSARWIVHLEHTGSIPALVRHLMVHNRWKHAGYYMKRPTGSMLTSLLRGAIPQRLITLNMTVTAIYTTGVVSALYASFLWPAQGTAMSMSSGLINGMATVLLTLLIDPRLAVLSEKTLRGELPLNRMNSMYGWMIISRLGGTLLAQLLLVPLAFWLGWIMG; this is encoded by the coding sequence TTGCTTGCCTGGAGTTTCGTCTTTATGCTAACCATCATTATACATACTACAGACAGTTTGACCTATGCCCTCCGTCTTGGCGGTTTGCGAGCACGTCGAATTGGATTGGCTTTAACCGTAGCGGGCATGCTGCTGTTGGTTTCGCGCACCTCCAATATGGCGCAGGGACCTTTACTGGGAGGTATGGTCGATCAGGCAAAGGCTGCCATACGAGCGGGTGGGGCTAATGTTAGGCTGGAGCTGTACATGCACGGGGTTCTACTGGCAGCAACCGTCGGGACCATGATCGCTATTATTTTGTATCCGACCGTGGTACGCATGTCGGCCAGATGGATTGTGCATCTGGAGCATACTGGCTCTATTCCTGCACTGGTGCGTCATTTAATGGTGCACAACCGTTGGAAGCATGCAGGCTACTACATGAAGCGTCCAACCGGGTCCATGCTCACCTCGCTGTTGAGGGGAGCGATCCCCCAGCGCCTGATTACCCTGAATATGACTGTGACCGCGATATATACGACGGGAGTGGTGTCTGCTTTATACGCATCTTTCCTGTGGCCCGCTCAAGGGACGGCAATGTCGATGTCATCAGGTCTAATCAATGGTATGGCAACGGTGCTGCTGACTCTGCTAATTGATCCCAGATTGGCAGTATTGTCTGAAAAAACGCTGCGTGGGGAGCTGCCCTTGAACCGTATGAATAGCATGTACGGCTGGATGATCATCTCGCGTCTGGGAGGCACGTTGCTTGCACAGTTGCTGTTGGTGCCGCTCGCATTCTGGCTTGGGTGGATTATGGGCTGA
- a CDS encoding DUF2188 domain-containing protein yields MKNLEPRVRETAVDIANALLRGGYEEGRSIAIATSQAEEWDDNHPTGRDGKQKKHEQQHSSRNGKNKHSASSEPQEPIHVVPHEYGWAIKEEGHDKPASTFRLKNEAVNEAQKLVNQQ; encoded by the coding sequence ATGAAAAATCTGGAGCCGCGTGTGCGAGAAACAGCCGTTGATATTGCTAACGCACTACTTCGTGGCGGCTACGAAGAAGGACGTTCCATTGCGATTGCAACCTCTCAAGCCGAGGAATGGGACGATAATCACCCCACTGGACGAGACGGGAAACAGAAAAAACATGAGCAACAACATTCAAGCAGAAACGGGAAAAACAAGCATTCTGCTTCTTCGGAGCCTCAGGAGCCTATTCATGTCGTGCCACATGAGTATGGCTGGGCTATTAAGGAAGAAGGGCATGATAAACCTGCTTCCACTTTCCGGCTCAAAAATGAAGCGGTGAACGAGGCTCAAAAATTAGTAAACCAACAGTAG
- a CDS encoding YitT family protein, whose product MRKTYESIVNNGALRQIAVMLLGTCILAFTYYHINAQNHLSEGGFAGLALLGHYAFGVSPAWSMLLLDIPVILLAWVLKGRRFMLLALIGAVAFSLFYAGFEKYSTLVIDLHGNLLVAALLCGVLTGLGAGIVLRFGGATGGDDILSLLISEWRGWKIGNVFIVSDIIVLGLSLLYLPVKETMFTILAVWLAGKIITWTTTFQLHRPVKKVLPAAIPAQKVVAKTVPVVHSLRQ is encoded by the coding sequence ATGAGGAAAACTTACGAATCTATCGTGAACAATGGAGCATTAAGGCAGATTGCTGTCATGCTGCTCGGAACATGCATTTTAGCTTTTACGTATTATCACATCAATGCTCAAAATCATTTGTCAGAAGGCGGATTTGCAGGCCTAGCTCTGCTGGGACATTACGCATTTGGCGTGTCTCCGGCTTGGAGTATGCTACTGCTCGATATCCCTGTCATATTGCTGGCCTGGGTACTGAAGGGCAGAAGATTCATGCTGCTGGCATTGATCGGGGCGGTCGCCTTTTCCTTGTTTTATGCAGGATTTGAAAAGTATTCGACGCTGGTTATAGATCTGCACGGCAACTTGCTGGTAGCGGCTCTGCTTTGCGGAGTGCTTACAGGCTTGGGTGCCGGAATCGTATTGCGATTTGGTGGAGCAACCGGGGGCGATGATATTTTGTCCCTGCTGATCAGCGAGTGGCGCGGATGGAAAATCGGTAACGTGTTTATCGTCAGTGACATCATTGTATTGGGATTATCGCTGTTGTATCTGCCTGTGAAGGAAACAATGTTTACCATACTGGCTGTGTGGCTCGCCGGAAAAATAATTACATGGACGACAACGTTCCAACTACACCGACCTGTGAAAAAGGTACTGCCTGCGGCTATTCCAGCCCAAAAGGTAGTTGCCAAAACAGTGCCGGTCGTCCACAGCCTTCGTCAATAA